Proteins encoded within one genomic window of Ctenopharyngodon idella isolate HZGC_01 chromosome 6, HZGC01, whole genome shotgun sequence:
- the LOC127514228 gene encoding cytochrome b-c1 complex subunit 1, mitochondrial: MVGSMWRISGAVNRALSKAGYPLLLSLRRGQASVSYAQSLLGAPETRLTTLSNGLRIASEETNQATCTVGLWIGCGSRYESEKNNGAGFFLEHMAFKGTKKHPQSALEQVVESMGAHLSAYTSREHTAYYMKTLAKDLPKAVELLAEVVQSSSLSEAEMEQQRSVVLRELEEVEGSLQDVCLDLLHATAFQGTPLGHSVLGPSVNARTLTRNDLVEYINSHYKAPRMVLATAGGVNHDELVALAKQHFSGVSFEYEGDAVPVLSPCRFTGSEIRMRDDAMPLAHVAIAVEGAGAASPDIVPLMVANSIIGSYDITFGGGKHLSSRLARLAAELNLCHSFQAFHSSYSDTGLLGIYFVTDKHKIEDMMHWAQNAWMNLCTTVTESDVARAKNALKASLVGQLNGTTPVCDDIGRHILNYGRRIPLAEWDARIEAVTPRIVRDVCSKYIYDKCPAVSAVGPVEQLPDYNRMRSAMYWLRF; this comes from the exons ATGGTTGGCTCTATGTGGCGGATCAGTGGGGCAGTGAATCGAGCTCTTTCTAAAGCTGGCTAC cCTCTTTTGCTGTCTCTGAGACGAGGACAGGCCTCTGTATCATATGCTCAGAGCCTGCTAGGAGCTCCAGAAACTCGGCTCACTACCCTAAGCAATGGCTTGAGGATTGCCTCTGAAGAGACCAACCAGGCCACATGCACG GTCGGCCTTTGGATAGGTTGTGGGAGCAGATATGAGTCTGAGAAGAATAATGGTGCTGGATTTTTCCTGGAACATATGGCATTTAAA GGCACAAAGAAGCACCCTCAGTCTGCTCTTGAACAGGTAGTGGAGTCTATGGGAGCTCACCTTAGTGCATACACCTCTCGGGAACATACTGCTTACTACATGAAGACCCTTGCCAAGGACTTGCCTAAAG CGGTGGAGCTGTTGGCAGAAGTAGTGCAGAGCTCATCTTTGAGTGAGGCTGAGATGGAGCAGCAGAGGAGTGTGGTGCTAAGAGAGCTGGAAGAGGTGGAAGGTAGCTTACAGGACGTTTGCCTGGATCTGCTCCATGCTACTGCTTTCCAGGGTACTCCTCTGGGCCATAGTGTCCTTGGTCCTTCTGTCAATGCCAG GACACTAACTCGTAATGATTTGGTGGAATACatcaatagccattataaagctcCTCGCATGGTCCTGGCTACAGCTGGAG GAGTGAACCATGATGAGCTTGTGGCTCTGGCTAAGCAGCATTTCAGTGGTGTTTCATTTGAATACGAGGGTGATGCTGTACCTGTTCTGTCCCCATGCCGTTTCACTGGGAGTGAG ATTCGTATGCGTGATGATGCAATGCCACTAGCACATGTTGCTATTGCTGTAGAGGGAGCTGGAGCTGCAAGTCCTGATATTGTGCCACTCATGGTTGCCAATTCCATCATTGGTAGCTATGACATCACATTTGGAGGTGGCAAG CACTTAAGCAGTCGTCTGGCTCGCCTGGCTGCAGAGCTGAACCTGTGTCACAGTTTCCAAGCGTTCCACTCCTCATACAGTGACACTGGACTGCTGggtatttattttgttacagaCAAACATAAAATTGAGGACATGATGCATTGGGCTCAGAATGCCTG GATGAATTTGTGCACCACAGTGACTGAGAGTGATGTGGCTCGAGCCAAAAATGCTTTGAAGGCCAGCTTAGTGGGACAGCTCAATG GAACCACACCTGTTTGTGATGACATTGGCAGACACATACTCAATTATGGTCGCCGCATCCCATTGGCAGAGTGGGATGCCAGAATTGAG GCTGTGACTCCCAGGATTGTCCGGGATGTCTGCTCTAAATACATCTATGATAAATGTCCAGCTGTGTCTGCAGTCG GTCCAGTAGAGCAGCTGCCAGATTATAACAGAATGAGAAGTGCTATGTACTGGCTTCGATTTTAA
- the rae1 gene encoding mRNA export factor isoform X2, whose protein sequence is MSLFGTNTGFGSGGTGVFGSTTTDSHNPMKDVEVTSPPDDSISCLAFSPPTMPGNFLVGGSWANDVRCWEVQDNGQTVPKAQQMHTGPVLDVCWSDDGSKVFTASCDKTAKMWDLNSNQTIQIAQHEGPIKTIHWIKAPNYTCIMSGSWDKTLKFWDTRSPNPMMSLQMPERCYCADVVYPMAVVATAERGLIVYQLENQPSEFRRIESPLKHQHRCVAIFKDKQSKPTGFALGSIEGRVAIHYINPPNPAKDNFTFKCHRSNGTNTATPQDIYAVNAISFHPVHGTLATVGSDGRFSFWDKDARTKLKTSEQLDQPITACCFNNNGNIFAYASSYDWSKGHEYYNPQKKNYIFLRNAAEELKPRNKK, encoded by the exons ATGAGTTTATTCGGGACGAACACGGGCTTTGGGTCTGGGGGAACAGGTGTATTTGGCAGCACCACCACAGATAGTCATAATCCAATGAAG GATGTTGAAGTAACATCGCCACCTGATGACAGCATAAGCTGCTTGGCATTCAGTCCTCCTACGATGCCTGGAAACTTTCTCGTCGGAGGCTCATGGGCCAATGAC GTGCGGTGCTGGGAGGTTCAAGATAATGGTCAAACTGTCCCTAAAGCCCAGCAGATGCACACAGGCCCGGTGCTGGATGTCTGCTGGAGTGAT GATGGCAGTAAAGTATTTACAGCCTCCTGTGACAAAACTGCCAAGATGTGGGATCTGAACAGCAATCAGACCATTCAGATAGCACAA CATGAAGGCCCAATCAAGACAATTCACTGGATAAAAGCACCAAACTACACCTGTATTATGAGTGGCAGCTGGGACAAAACACTAAAG ttttgGGATACACGTTCCCCAAACCCTATGATGTCCCTGCAGATGCCAGAGAGGTGTTACTGTGCAGATGTG GTATATCCAATGGCTGTTGTAGCCACTGCAGAACGTGGTCTTATTGTTTACCAGTTGGAAAATCAGCCTTCAGAGTTTCGACGTATAGAGTCTCCTCTGAAGCATCAG CACCGCTGTGTGGCTATCTTTAAGGACAAACAGAGTAAACCTACTGGTTTTGCACTGGGCAGCATTGAGGGCCGAGTTGCCATTCACTACATAAACCCACCTAACCC AGCCAAGGACAATTTCACCTTTAAGTGCCACAGGTCAAATGGAACCAATACTGCCACACCCCAAGATATTTATGCT GTAAATGCTATCTCCTTTCACCCTGTCCATGGCACTCTGGCGACAGTGGGCTCTGATGGGCGCTTCAGTTTCTGGGATAAAGATGCTCGCACTAAGCTGAAGACCTCTGAACAATTAGATCAACCAATAACAGCCTGTTGCTTCAATAACAATGGGAACATATTTGCCTATGCCTCCAGCTATGACTGGTCTAAG GGACACGAATATTACAATCCCCAGAAAAAGAATTACATCTTCTTGAGGAATGCGGCTGAGGAACTGAAGCCTCGGAACAAGAAATG A
- the rae1 gene encoding mRNA export factor isoform X1, whose protein sequence is MSLFGTNTGFGSGGTGVFGSTTTDSHNPMKDVEVTSPPDDSISCLAFSPPTMPGNFLVGGSWANDVRCWEVQDNGQTVPKAQQMHTGPVLDVCWSDDGSKVFTASCDKTAKMWDLNSNQTIQIAQHEGPIKTIHWIKAPNYTCIMSGSWDKTLKFWDTRSPNPMMSLQMPERCYCADVVYPMAVVATAERGLIVYQLENQPSEFRRIESPLKHQHRCVAIFKDKQSKPTGFALGSIEGRVAIHYINPPNPAKDNFTFKCHRSNGTNTATPQDIYAVNAISFHPVHGTLATVGSDGRFSFWDKDARTKLKTSEQLDQPITACCFNNNGNIFAYASSYDWSKGHEYYNPQKKNYIFLRNAAEELKPRNKKW, encoded by the exons ATGAGTTTATTCGGGACGAACACGGGCTTTGGGTCTGGGGGAACAGGTGTATTTGGCAGCACCACCACAGATAGTCATAATCCAATGAAG GATGTTGAAGTAACATCGCCACCTGATGACAGCATAAGCTGCTTGGCATTCAGTCCTCCTACGATGCCTGGAAACTTTCTCGTCGGAGGCTCATGGGCCAATGAC GTGCGGTGCTGGGAGGTTCAAGATAATGGTCAAACTGTCCCTAAAGCCCAGCAGATGCACACAGGCCCGGTGCTGGATGTCTGCTGGAGTGAT GATGGCAGTAAAGTATTTACAGCCTCCTGTGACAAAACTGCCAAGATGTGGGATCTGAACAGCAATCAGACCATTCAGATAGCACAA CATGAAGGCCCAATCAAGACAATTCACTGGATAAAAGCACCAAACTACACCTGTATTATGAGTGGCAGCTGGGACAAAACACTAAAG ttttgGGATACACGTTCCCCAAACCCTATGATGTCCCTGCAGATGCCAGAGAGGTGTTACTGTGCAGATGTG GTATATCCAATGGCTGTTGTAGCCACTGCAGAACGTGGTCTTATTGTTTACCAGTTGGAAAATCAGCCTTCAGAGTTTCGACGTATAGAGTCTCCTCTGAAGCATCAG CACCGCTGTGTGGCTATCTTTAAGGACAAACAGAGTAAACCTACTGGTTTTGCACTGGGCAGCATTGAGGGCCGAGTTGCCATTCACTACATAAACCCACCTAACCC AGCCAAGGACAATTTCACCTTTAAGTGCCACAGGTCAAATGGAACCAATACTGCCACACCCCAAGATATTTATGCT GTAAATGCTATCTCCTTTCACCCTGTCCATGGCACTCTGGCGACAGTGGGCTCTGATGGGCGCTTCAGTTTCTGGGATAAAGATGCTCGCACTAAGCTGAAGACCTCTGAACAATTAGATCAACCAATAACAGCCTGTTGCTTCAATAACAATGGGAACATATTTGCCTATGCCTCCAGCTATGACTGGTCTAAG GGACACGAATATTACAATCCCCAGAAAAAGAATTACATCTTCTTGAGGAATGCGGCTGAGGAACTGAAGCCTCGGAACAAGAAATGGTGA